From one Nonomuraea polychroma genomic stretch:
- a CDS encoding NADPH-dependent FMN reductase, giving the protein MIKVAIVVGSTRPSRRTEVAARWVAEVAARHPATTSGQAAFELVDLADYELPMLDEPAPALFGDYRNEHTARWAGTVGSFDGFVFVTPEYNHSAPAALKNAIDFLYAEWNNRAAGFVSHGVHGGTRAVEHLRLTMTELQVANVRTQVVLSAFTDFEITDPTEPGVIAPGPHQELTLMELLDEVIAWSRALKPLREGASTGARA; this is encoded by the coding sequence ATGATCAAGGTCGCCATCGTCGTCGGCAGCACCCGTCCCAGCCGCAGGACCGAGGTCGCCGCCCGCTGGGTTGCCGAGGTCGCCGCCCGGCACCCGGCCACCACGTCCGGCCAGGCCGCCTTCGAGCTCGTGGACCTGGCCGACTACGAGCTGCCGATGCTCGACGAGCCCGCGCCCGCGCTGTTCGGCGACTACCGCAACGAGCACACCGCCCGATGGGCAGGCACCGTCGGCTCGTTCGACGGATTCGTCTTCGTCACCCCGGAGTACAACCACTCTGCCCCCGCCGCGCTGAAGAACGCGATCGACTTCCTGTACGCCGAGTGGAACAACAGGGCGGCCGGCTTCGTGAGCCACGGCGTGCACGGCGGCACCCGTGCCGTGGAGCACCTCAGGCTCACCATGACCGAACTGCAGGTCGCCAACGTGCGCACGCAGGTCGTGCTGTCGGCGTTCACCGACTTCGAGATCACTGACCCGACGGAGCCCGGCGTCATCGCTCCGGGGCCGCACCAGGAGTTGACGTTGATGGAGTTGCTCGACGAGGTCATCGCCTGGTCGCGGGCGCTCAAGCCGCTGCGCGAGGGAGCCTCGACGGGCGCCCGCGCCTGA
- the selD gene encoding selenide, water dikinase SelD, with protein MLRLTRYAQGGGCACKIPAGELENVLAGFGLTPPKDPLGELLVGTETGDDAAVVRIEGDTAIVSTADFFTPVVDDAYDWGRIAAANALSDVYAMGGRPLVALNLLCWPRENLPYEIAREVLRGGADVARQAGCHLAGGHSVNGAEPMYGMAVTGLADPARLMRNNAGRPGLPLSLTKPIGSGVLNNRHKATGEVFPQAIDIMTRLNADAGRAALEAGVRCATDVTGFGLLGHLYKLARSSDVTAVLDARVVPLMEGAREAVRDGYVPGGSRRNLEWVAPHTDIGTTDEETLLLLADAQTSGGLLIAGEIPGAPVIGELIPRNRHTIMIR; from the coding sequence GTGCTGCGATTGACGCGCTATGCCCAGGGCGGCGGCTGCGCCTGCAAGATCCCGGCCGGCGAGCTCGAGAACGTGCTCGCCGGCTTCGGCCTGACGCCGCCCAAGGATCCGCTGGGGGAGCTCCTGGTCGGAACGGAGACCGGTGACGACGCGGCAGTCGTCCGTATCGAGGGCGACACCGCGATCGTGAGCACTGCCGACTTCTTCACACCGGTCGTCGACGATGCCTACGACTGGGGCCGGATCGCCGCCGCCAACGCGCTCTCCGACGTCTACGCCATGGGAGGCCGGCCTCTCGTCGCGCTCAACTTGCTGTGCTGGCCTCGGGAGAACCTGCCGTACGAGATCGCCAGAGAGGTCCTGAGGGGCGGTGCGGACGTCGCGCGACAGGCCGGGTGCCACCTGGCCGGCGGCCACAGTGTGAACGGTGCGGAGCCCATGTACGGCATGGCCGTCACCGGCCTGGCCGATCCCGCGCGGCTGATGCGCAACAACGCAGGCCGCCCCGGGCTGCCGCTGTCGCTGACCAAGCCCATCGGCTCCGGCGTGCTGAACAACCGGCACAAGGCCACCGGAGAGGTGTTCCCGCAAGCGATCGACATCATGACCCGGCTCAACGCCGACGCCGGCCGGGCGGCTCTCGAGGCCGGTGTGCGGTGCGCCACCGACGTCACCGGCTTCGGCCTCCTGGGTCACCTGTACAAGCTGGCCCGGAGCTCGGATGTCACCGCGGTGCTCGACGCGAGGGTCGTACCCCTGATGGAAGGAGCCCGAGAGGCCGTGCGCGACGGCTACGTGCCGGGAGGCTCCCGCCGCAACCTGGAGTGGGTGGCCCCGCACACCGACATCGGGACGACGGATGAGGAGACGCTGCTCCTGCTCGCGGACGCGCAGACCTCCGGCGGCCTGCTGATCGCCGGAGAGATCCCGGGCGCCCCTGTGATCGGAGAGCTGATCCCCCGCAATCGCCACACCATCATGATCCGCTGA